The genomic DNA TGACCAGGCTGCTGCTGGCGCATGGGGCAGATCCGAATCTGCCCGGTGGAGCCGAAGACGAAGGACTGCCCCTGTGCGCGGCGGCCTGCTGGAACCACACCGATTCCGTCGCCGCTCTGCTGGCCGCCGGAGCCGACCCCGACCAGCCCGAGCCACCGCATCCCCGAGAACACGGTTCGGGCACGCCGCCGCTGCTGTGGGCGGTGGGCAACGGCCATCGCGAAACCGTGGACCTGCTACTCGAGGCAGGTGCCGATCCGAATATCCCGGGCACTCCGCTGACCATCGCGGCCCGGAGCGGGCGCCTCGGCATCGTGCGATCCCTGCTGACCCGCGGCGCGGACCCAGCGCGCCCGGATACCCAGGACCGCACCGCCGCCGATCTCGCCGCCGCACTAGTCGGCGCAGACCTGGTGGCCCTGCTTGCGGACGAGTGTGCCTGGTCGGAGGTGGAGTCGACGTACACGGTGGAACGCCGTCCCGCTGGTGACGGCACGAATCTGATCACGCTGCGCTACGAACACGAGGGCGGCGGCGAGGGTGAGACCTGTATCCAGGATGGCCATGCCGCGATCGTCGCGCTGTTGCGGGATATCGCCCGGCAGTCGACCGGTGGGGGTGACATCTGAGGTCGTGTCCGCTGCCGGCTCCGACCTCATTTCGCGACACCGGACCGGTTCTCACGTCCCCGTAGTACCGCGGCGCCCGGACCGGCCAGTTCCGCCGGCCTCACGCGTCGGCCGCTGACGGCCGGCAGCAGCGACAGCGCGGTCCCCTTCCGGTCCTGTGCCGATAGCCGCGCCGGTATCCATTGCGACCAACCGAACTTCGGATAGCAACTCCTTCGCGCCACCAAAGGCGACCGGAGTGCGAGCCTGTAGTCGTAACGCCGCGACCACCGCCTCTTCCGGATAGCACCTGGTGATCCCCACTGGCCGCCGGATGTCCTCACCATGGACGATCTCTTCGACGAGCCGGCTCTCGAGCGGTACCGGTGGACCCGATCGCCGATGTGCTACCTGGCGCAGACGCTCCAGTGTCTCCGCCGGTGCGGCCCCGCGCTCACGTTCTACACCGCGCGCGTTCTGCCGATGGAAGTCGAAGCGCGCACGAATCAAACCCGCGACGAACCGAGCCGTGTCGTGCGCGCCGAGTCCACCAGATGGGCGGCCACATCGTGCACCGTCCAGCCGGCCCAGAGCGACGGTGCCTCCCACTGCTCGTTGTCCAAGGTTTTCAAATCCTCGA from Nocardia higoensis includes the following:
- a CDS encoding ankyrin repeat domain-containing protein, with amino-acid sequence MADLVTAVTLGDVPAVRKLLAAGAHPDVPDEDGTTPLYRAAVQGCGELTRLLLAHGADPNLPGGAEDEGLPLCAAACWNHTDSVAALLAAGADPDQPEPPHPREHGSGTPPLLWAVGNGHRETVDLLLEAGADPNIPGTPLTIAARSGRLGIVRSLLTRGADPARPDTQDRTAADLAAALVGADLVALLADECAWSEVESTYTVERRPAGDGTNLITLRYEHEGGGEGETCIQDGHAAIVALLRDIARQSTGGGDI